In the Alkaliphilus flagellatus genome, one interval contains:
- a CDS encoding SPL family radical SAM protein, with protein sequence MRKYNEIICEVACTKLKRHMPYSWDLNIYRGCEHGCKYCYAMYSHQYLGSKDYFGNIFIKTNIVQKLEEQLSSSSWKREIINIGGVTDSYQPIEEEYKIMPKILKLLIKYKTPAIISTKSDLILRIMI encoded by the coding sequence ATGAGAAAATATAACGAGATAATTTGCGAAGTTGCCTGTACTAAATTAAAAAGGCATATGCCATATAGTTGGGACTTAAATATATATCGTGGATGTGAGCATGGTTGTAAATATTGTTATGCTATGTATTCCCATCAGTACCTAGGGTCAAAAGATTATTTCGGTAATATTTTTATAAAGACAAACATTGTCCAAAAGCTTGAAGAACAATTAAGTAGCTCCAGTTGGAAGAGGGAAATTATCAATATTGGTGGAGTAACAGATAGCTATCAGCCAATAGAAGAAGAATATAAAATTATGCCTAAAATACTTAAGCTGTTGATAAAATATAAAACACCAGCAATTATATCTACAAAATCTGATTTAATACTAAGGATTATGATTTGA
- a CDS encoding SPL family radical SAM protein has translation MIDELSRITYVNVAATITTMDENIRKQIEPKGVDSLRRFAALKEFRKTNASVGLHVMPIIPYITDSFENINSLFKNAQEVNVHYVLPGTLYLRGQTRSLFFEFIRQEFPHLYNDLLALYKTGSADKTYKNQLYQFVNELRDKYSLSSSYTKPMKEKINQIKYTQLSFLE, from the coding sequence TTGATTGATGAATTATCAAGAATTACATATGTCAATGTTGCTGCCACTATTACAACTATGGACGAAAATATACGAAAACAGATAGAGCCTAAGGGTGTTGATTCACTTAGAAGATTTGCTGCGCTGAAAGAATTTAGGAAAACGAATGCTTCTGTTGGATTACATGTTATGCCAATCATTCCCTATATTACCGACAGTTTTGAAAATATAAATTCACTTTTTAAAAATGCTCAAGAAGTCAATGTACACTATGTGTTACCTGGAACTCTCTATTTACGAGGACAGACTAGGTCATTATTCTTTGAATTTATCCGACAAGAGTTTCCACATCTATACAATGATTTATTAGCTCTCTATAAAACTGGTAGTGCCGATAAAACATATAAAAATCAATTATATCAATTTGTAAATGAATTGAGAGATAAATATTCTCTGTCAAGTAGTTATACCAAACCTATGAAAGAGAAAATAAATCAAATAAAATATACTCAATTATCATTCTTGGAGTAA
- a CDS encoding methyltransferase domain-containing protein produces MDYMKLKEYWISEEEKSFKGWDFSYISKRKLEEPLPWNYDNIVRQYLKSNSILLDMGTGGGEYLLTLNHPYNNTFVTEAYPPNFELCKRKLTPLGIDVRQVFDDSCLPFENNMFDVIINKHESFDIKEVYRLLKPTGLFITQQVGGLNNKELSRFLINDFEEVISSEHNLENNLMLIQNQGLTILKSEECFPKLKFFDIGALVYFARVIEWEFPNFSVDSCFEKLCQLQSIIEQQGYIESEEHRFIIVAQKPKK; encoded by the coding sequence ATGGATTATATGAAATTAAAAGAATACTGGATATCAGAAGAAGAAAAGAGTTTTAAAGGATGGGACTTTTCTTATATTAGTAAAAGAAAATTAGAGGAACCATTGCCATGGAACTATGATAATATAGTTCGCCAATATTTAAAATCTAATTCTATACTATTAGATATGGGTACTGGAGGTGGGGAGTATTTGTTGACTCTAAATCACCCTTATAATAACACATTTGTAACAGAAGCATATCCACCTAACTTTGAATTGTGTAAAAGAAAACTAACACCATTAGGTATTGATGTTAGACAAGTTTTTGATGATAGCTGTTTGCCATTTGAAAATAATATGTTTGATGTAATAATCAACAAGCATGAGAGCTTTGACATCAAAGAGGTTTATAGGTTGCTAAAGCCTACTGGTTTATTTATTACACAACAGGTTGGAGGTTTAAATAATAAAGAATTATCGAGATTTTTAATAAATGATTTTGAAGAGGTCATTAGTAGTGAACATAATTTAGAAAATAATTTGATGTTGATTCAAAACCAAGGATTAACTATTTTAAAGTCAGAAGAATGCTTTCCAAAGCTAAAATTCTTTGATATTGGAGCACTAGTCTATTTTGCAAGAGTTATTGAATGGGAATTTCCCAATTTTTCAGTTGATAGCTGCTTCGAAAAATTATGTCAATTACAATCAATAATTGAGCAGCAAGGATATATTGAAAGTGAAGAGCATAGATTTATTATTGTTGCTCAAAAACCTAAAAAATGA
- a CDS encoding MerR family transcriptional regulator: protein MLIKDVCQECRLTKKAIEYYEKQGLIKPEIQENGYRNYDDKDLAVLKEVSILRKLGISISDIKTILKSNNKAVALLKCKYILELKLQKTNEQHNCIERLISNYDISREFKIVQNSIDELFTIKERLIQAFPGTYGMYLCIHFGKFLNEKIDSVEKENAYYKIISFLDNIDNFEISKELEEYMENCFPIMQKVEMEKFDSDIFNSVADIESYIENNKETLEEYIKFRTSDEFKDTHAYKIQQLLLKFHQSSGYYDVFIPNLKILSASYAEYTKKLESANKIFLEKYPQTQNLYDE, encoded by the coding sequence ATGCTAATTAAAGATGTTTGTCAAGAATGTAGATTAACAAAAAAAGCAATTGAATATTATGAAAAGCAAGGATTGATAAAGCCCGAGATTCAGGAAAATGGTTATAGAAATTATGATGATAAAGATTTAGCGGTATTAAAGGAAGTATCTATTTTGCGAAAATTAGGTATCAGCATTTCTGATATTAAAACGATCCTTAAAAGTAATAATAAAGCTGTTGCACTATTAAAGTGTAAGTATATTCTGGAATTAAAATTACAGAAGACAAATGAACAGCACAACTGTATTGAACGTTTAATCAGTAACTATGATATTAGTAGAGAATTTAAAATTGTCCAAAACAGTATTGACGAGTTGTTTACAATTAAAGAAAGGCTGATACAAGCATTCCCAGGAACTTATGGAATGTATTTGTGTATTCATTTTGGAAAATTTCTAAATGAAAAGATAGACAGTGTAGAGAAAGAAAATGCATACTATAAAATAATAAGCTTCCTTGATAATATCGATAATTTCGAGATTTCTAAAGAACTTGAAGAATATATGGAAAACTGCTTTCCGATAATGCAGAAGGTAGAGATGGAGAAATTCGATAGCGATATTTTTAATTCTGTTGCTGATATAGAAAGTTATATTGAGAACAATAAAGAAACATTGGAAGAATATATAAAGTTTAGAACTTCAGATGAATTCAAAGATACGCATGCGTATAAAATACAACAATTACTTTTGAAGTTTCATCAAAGTAGTGGTTATTATGATGTTTTTATTCCAAACTTAAAAATTCTTAGTGCCTCTTATGCTGAGTATACAAAAAAGCTTGAGTCAGCGAATAAAATTTTTCTTGAAAAATATCCTCAAACCCAAAATCTATATGATGAGTAG
- a CDS encoding SAM-dependent methyltransferase, with product MQNFQVNSIGKISVNERGMFIELEPKYIPALQALDGFSHLNIIWWFSDFDNKEARNTLETQQPYKKAPAVMGIFATRSPIRPNPIALSVIEIIRIDYEKGIIQIAYIDANDGTLVLDIKPYTPSLDRVEAPGVPEWCSHWPQNLEESRSFNWEDEFNF from the coding sequence ATGCAGAATTTTCAGGTAAACTCTATTGGTAAAATCAGTGTCAACGAGCGGGGAATGTTTATTGAACTTGAACCGAAGTATATTCCAGCTTTGCAAGCGTTAGACGGATTTAGCCATCTTAATATCATTTGGTGGTTTAGCGACTTTGATAATAAAGAAGCCAGGAATACTCTTGAAACACAACAGCCATATAAAAAGGCCCCAGCTGTAATGGGTATCTTCGCCACAAGGTCGCCTATCCGCCCAAATCCGATTGCTTTGTCTGTGATAGAAATTATCCGTATTGACTACGAAAAAGGTATTATTCAAATTGCCTATATTGACGCCAATGATGGTACGCTCGTACTCGATATAAAACCATATACACCGAGCCTTGACAGGGTGGAAGCGCCCGGTGTGCCGGAATGGTGTAGCCATTGGCCCCAAAATTTAGAGGAATCAAGAAGTTTTAACTGGGAAGATGAATTTAATTTTTAA
- a CDS encoding VOC family protein: MSLNIGNSIMFIIYVENQEISKLFYQELLGIDPILDVPGMTEFQLSQNVTLGIMPAEGIVRVLENKIPNPQNGKGIPRCEIYLFVEDPDDFYYRLIKAGGIGISKTELRSWGHYVSYGSDIDGHIIAFAKK, translated from the coding sequence ATGAGTTTAAATATTGGAAATAGCATTATGTTTATTATATACGTTGAAAATCAAGAAATATCTAAATTATTTTATCAGGAATTATTAGGGATAGATCCAATATTAGATGTACCAGGTATGACTGAATTTCAACTTTCACAAAATGTAACACTAGGAATAATGCCAGCAGAAGGGATAGTAAGGGTTCTTGAGAATAAAATCCCTAATCCTCAGAATGGAAAAGGAATACCAAGATGTGAAATTTATCTATTTGTTGAAGATCCAGATGATTTCTACTATAGGTTGATAAAGGCAGGAGGTATAGGAATAAGTAAGACAGAATTAAGATCATGGGGACACTATGTTTCTTACGGTTCAGATATTGATGGCCATATAATAGCCTTTGCTAAAAAGTAA
- a CDS encoding glutamate-5-semialdehyde dehydrogenase, with protein sequence MSNLIEKCARLRDASHLLAATPTNSKNAALHLVANSLKKNSSYILAENEKDIEVAIKKGTKESLIDRLRLNEDRIQGMIDSINTIIKLNDPIWKSNDVWTLENGLTISKMTVPLGVIGIIYESRPNVTLDAFALALKSGNCILLRGSSSAIHSNKALVKVIKEGLMESEISQDVVQLVDDLDRSIVKEMLTLNEYIDVIIPRGGADLIRFVIDNATVPTIETGVGNCHIYVDESANLENAIKIITNAKVQRPGVCNACETTLIHESIASKFLPMLYDALSDKVELRGCPKTIELINIKGAVDSDWAEEYLDYTLAIKVVSDINQAIDHIQKYGTKHSEAIITENFTNANYFLRRVDAAAVYVNASTRFTDGGAFGFGGEMGISTQKIHARGPMGLNELVTVKYTIIGNGQIRE encoded by the coding sequence ATGTCAAATTTAATAGAAAAGTGTGCAAGGTTAAGGGATGCTTCCCATTTATTAGCAGCTACTCCCACCAATTCTAAAAATGCAGCATTACATCTTGTAGCAAATAGTTTAAAGAAAAATTCATCATATATATTAGCTGAAAATGAAAAAGATATTGAAGTTGCAATAAAAAAAGGCACAAAAGAGAGTCTGATTGATCGCCTAAGATTAAATGAAGATAGAATTCAAGGAATGATTGATAGCATTAATACTATTATTAAGCTGAATGATCCTATTTGGAAAAGCAATGATGTATGGACCCTGGAAAATGGACTAACAATTAGTAAAATGACTGTACCATTAGGGGTTATCGGAATTATTTATGAATCAAGGCCTAACGTTACTTTGGATGCATTTGCATTAGCACTAAAAAGTGGTAACTGTATTTTATTAAGGGGAAGTTCCTCTGCAATTCATTCTAATAAAGCCTTGGTTAAAGTTATCAAAGAAGGTTTAATGGAAAGTGAAATAAGCCAAGACGTAGTTCAGCTTGTAGATGATCTTGATCGAAGTATTGTGAAGGAAATGCTAACATTAAATGAATATATTGATGTAATTATTCCTCGAGGTGGAGCAGATTTAATTCGTTTTGTGATAGACAATGCTACAGTTCCTACTATCGAAACAGGAGTTGGCAATTGTCATATTTATGTGGATGAGTCAGCTAACTTAGAAAATGCTATTAAAATCATTACGAATGCCAAGGTACAAAGGCCAGGAGTTTGCAATGCTTGTGAAACCACGTTAATTCATGAGAGCATAGCATCTAAGTTTTTACCAATGCTATATGATGCATTAAGCGATAAAGTTGAATTAAGAGGGTGCCCTAAAACAATAGAATTAATTAATATAAAGGGAGCCGTAGATTCGGATTGGGCAGAGGAATATCTGGATTATACCCTTGCAATCAAGGTTGTTTCAGATATAAATCAAGCAATCGACCATATACAAAAATATGGTACGAAACATTCTGAGGCCATTATTACAGAGAACTTTACTAACGCCAATTACTTTTTAAGAAGGGTAGATGCAGCGGCAGTATATGTAAATGCATCAACTCGATTTACAGATGGTGGGGCTTTTGGTTTTGGAGGAGAGATGGGAATTAGTACCCAAAAAATCCATGCTAGGGGACCAATGGGACTAAATGAATTAGTTACTGTAAAGTACACAATTATAGGAAACGGGCAAATTAGAGAATAG
- a CDS encoding MerR family transcriptional regulator encodes MFKIGEFSKLTQVSIRMLRYYDETGLLKPAKIDKFTNYRLYSTEQISTLNKIIFLRDLGFNVSEIAVALNHWDNKFITNQLENKRLEIENMIKSEQDKLSKIELAKKDIRQEKIAIHYNVSIKYIPSYQVFSLRRTVPDYYAEGQLWKEMSAFADKNDIPVSSNTFTIYHDTDYREKDVDIEICAPVARMGENMNGFVYRNTESVPIMACTMVYGKFENIAGAYLAFANWLQEHNQYRMTGQNRQIVHRGPWNEESPDKYLTEIQISLEKI; translated from the coding sequence ATGTTCAAAATAGGCGAGTTTTCCAAATTGACGCAAGTATCAATCCGAATGTTAAGGTATTACGATGAAACAGGGTTGTTAAAACCTGCGAAAATCGATAAGTTTACGAATTACAGGCTATATTCCACGGAGCAAATCTCCACTTTAAACAAGATTATATTCTTGCGGGATTTAGGCTTTAATGTTTCTGAAATTGCGGTTGCCCTTAACCATTGGGATAATAAATTTATTACAAATCAGCTTGAAAACAAACGTCTAGAAATTGAGAATATGATTAAATCTGAACAGGATAAACTATCTAAAATCGAGCTGGCAAAAAAGGATATTCGGCAGGAAAAGATAGCGATACACTACAATGTTTCAATCAAATATATTCCCAGTTATCAAGTGTTTTCTTTAAGACGAACTGTTCCTGATTATTATGCCGAAGGTCAATTATGGAAAGAAATGTCGGCCTTTGCAGATAAAAATGATATTCCTGTTTCAAGCAATACCTTTACCATATATCACGATACAGATTATAGAGAAAAAGATGTTGATATTGAAATATGTGCACCCGTGGCCAGAATGGGGGAAAATATGAATGGCTTTGTATATCGTAATACGGAGTCTGTACCGATAATGGCTTGCACAATGGTATATGGGAAATTTGAGAACATAGCAGGCGCATATCTCGCCTTTGCAAATTGGTTGCAGGAACATAATCAGTATAGAATGACCGGACAGAACAGACAAATCGTTCACCGGGGGCCGTGGAATGAGGAAAGCCCCGATAAATATTTAACCGAAATTCAAATCTCACTGGAGAAAATATAG
- a CDS encoding class I SAM-dependent methyltransferase: protein MSQNVYDNDLFFEKYRELRNNQDNYNTLIEQPAIKALLPDLKGKTVLDLGCGYGNNCIDFIKKGALSVVGIDISHKMLEVARKENPNELVEYMLMDMNKIGSLTQRFDLVFSSLAFHYVKDFKKLLYDIRVLLNDGGILLYSQEHPYTTAPKVGPTWTKDEYGNKVHYNLSDYMHSGKRYSKWFIDNVEKYHRPISEVINSIISEGFIINSIVEPVPDKYALDRRPDFKDEFDKTTCIIIKGTKA, encoded by the coding sequence ATGAGTCAAAATGTATATGATAATGATCTATTTTTTGAAAAATATAGGGAGCTTAGAAATAACCAAGATAATTATAATACCCTTATTGAACAACCAGCGATAAAAGCATTGCTTCCTGATTTAAAAGGAAAAACAGTTCTTGATTTGGGTTGTGGATATGGAAACAATTGTATTGATTTTATTAAAAAAGGTGCATTATCAGTTGTAGGCATAGATATTTCTCATAAGATGCTTGAAGTTGCCAGAAAAGAAAATCCAAATGAATTAGTAGAATATATGCTTATGGATATGAATAAAATCGGAAGTTTAACCCAAAGGTTTGATTTGGTTTTTAGTTCTTTGGCATTTCATTATGTAAAAGATTTTAAAAAACTATTGTATGATATTAGAGTTTTACTGAATGATGGTGGAATTTTGCTATATTCTCAGGAGCATCCATATACAACAGCACCTAAAGTTGGACCAACTTGGACAAAGGACGAGTATGGAAATAAAGTGCATTATAACTTATCTGATTATATGCATAGTGGGAAACGATATTCAAAATGGTTTATTGATAATGTTGAAAAATACCATCGTCCAATATCAGAGGTCATTAATTCAATAATATCTGAAGGGTTTATAATTAATAGTATAGTTGAGCCTGTTCCAGATAAATATGCTTTAGATAGAAGACCAGACTTTAAAGATGAATTTGATAAGACTACTTGTATTATTATAAAAGGAACAAAAGCCTAA
- the proB gene encoding glutamate 5-kinase, whose protein sequence is MLSEVMKKSRKIVIKIGSNTLSNEDGTINHVFIEELCNQVSFLIAEGKQVAIVTSGARIAGISRTNKWSRKEDMHYKQALCAIGQVELMSAYNSHFSQHGIYIGQLLLTREDFFDKTRTLNMRNTLFTLADEGIVPIINENDTVSVEQIKIGDNDTLAAYSASLWNADLLILLSDIDGIYDKNPKDYDDAKLLEQIENIDIMLEEIEIGQSNSFGTGGITTKIEAARIVNRYGIPMILANGKTHDILMKAYNNETKATIFLPEEK, encoded by the coding sequence ATGTTATCGGAAGTAATGAAGAAGAGTAGAAAAATTGTAATAAAAATCGGTAGTAATACACTTTCCAATGAAGATGGTACTATTAATCATGTTTTTATAGAGGAGCTATGCAATCAAGTATCTTTTTTAATCGCTGAAGGAAAGCAGGTCGCAATTGTTACTTCAGGTGCTAGAATTGCTGGCATTAGTAGAACAAATAAGTGGTCTAGAAAAGAGGACATGCATTATAAGCAGGCTTTATGTGCAATTGGACAAGTAGAGCTAATGTCTGCCTATAATAGTCATTTTTCTCAACATGGAATCTATATAGGTCAACTTCTTTTAACAAGAGAAGATTTTTTTGATAAAACTAGAACTTTAAACATGAGAAACACACTGTTTACTTTAGCAGATGAAGGTATAGTACCAATTATTAATGAAAATGATACCGTAAGTGTGGAGCAAATTAAAATTGGTGATAATGATACTCTAGCAGCCTACTCAGCAAGTCTATGGAATGCTGATTTATTGATACTTTTAAGTGATATAGATGGTATTTATGATAAGAATCCTAAGGATTATGATGATGCCAAACTGTTAGAACAGATAGAAAATATAGATATCATGTTAGAAGAAATTGAGATTGGACAATCTAATTCCTTTGGTACAGGTGGAATTACAACTAAGATAGAGGCAGCAAGAATTGTAAATCGTTATGGTATACCAATGATCTTGGCTAATGGGAAGACACATGACATTTTAATGAAGGCCTACAATAATGAAACTAAAGCCACTATATTTTTACCAGAAGAGAAATAA
- a CDS encoding RNA polymerase sigma factor has protein sequence MDVTELSHLIESHGKSVYGFCYQLTRDKHQADDLYQETFLKATELYHKIDKAKNPKGFLIAIAANTWKNQRRKFGWRQRIAKMEEFQDDFANTSQIIDTSTPELVAISNELHKMIGMASASLNDKLKIPLYMYYTSELSVEDIASALKIPTGTVKSRLHKARKVIKEFMEVNGYEGF, from the coding sequence TTGGATGTTACAGAATTAAGTCATTTAATTGAAAGCCATGGTAAGTCTGTTTATGGATTTTGCTATCAGTTGACAAGAGATAAACACCAAGCTGATGATTTGTATCAGGAAACTTTCTTAAAAGCTACGGAACTGTATCACAAAATAGATAAGGCTAAGAATCCAAAGGGGTTTCTAATCGCTATTGCAGCGAATACGTGGAAGAATCAGCGGCGAAAATTTGGTTGGCGACAGAGGATTGCAAAGATGGAGGAATTTCAAGATGATTTTGCTAATACCTCTCAGATAATCGATACCAGTACGCCAGAGCTTGTTGCGATAAGCAATGAACTTCATAAAATGATTGGTATGGCTTCAGCATCATTGAATGACAAATTAAAAATACCGCTGTATATGTACTACACTTCTGAGTTATCAGTTGAGGATATTGCTTCCGCACTTAAGATTCCAACTGGTACTGTAAAGAGTAGACTTCACAAGGCAAGAAAAGTGATTAAAGAATTTATGGAGGTAAATGGATATGAGGGATTTTGA
- the proC gene encoding pyrroline-5-carboxylate reductase, with protein MDKKIGFIGAGNMSSTIIGGLIKNFKGMNNLIYVTNRSKEKAERLCNEVNINFCNSNVDLAKTCDVIFLGIKPDMYGVVLKEIAPYVTDDKLIISLAAGVTTNNVEGYFKRPMKIIRIMPNIAVTVGEGMIALTANKNVAEEEIDLATNLLSSIGKVDKIEEYMIDAVTTISGCSPAFIALFVEALADGSVLQGMPRDKAYIYAAQTLIGTGKMMLEKEIHPGALKDIVSSPGGVTIEGVYALEKRGFRSILMEAVEACERKIKLLNSK; from the coding sequence ATGGATAAAAAAATAGGATTTATTGGAGCAGGAAATATGTCATCTACCATAATTGGTGGACTTATTAAGAACTTTAAAGGTATGAATAATTTAATATATGTTACAAATAGATCTAAAGAAAAAGCAGAAAGATTATGTAATGAAGTTAATATAAATTTTTGTAACAGTAATGTTGACTTAGCTAAAACCTGTGATGTAATTTTTTTAGGTATTAAACCAGATATGTATGGAGTGGTTTTAAAAGAAATAGCCCCATATGTAACCGATGATAAGTTAATAATTTCATTAGCGGCTGGAGTAACTACAAATAATGTAGAGGGCTATTTCAAACGACCAATGAAAATAATTCGAATTATGCCTAATATTGCTGTAACTGTTGGGGAGGGTATGATTGCTTTAACCGCTAATAAGAATGTAGCCGAAGAAGAGATTGACCTAGCAACAAACTTACTAAGTAGTATTGGTAAGGTGGATAAAATTGAGGAATATATGATTGATGCAGTAACTACTATAAGTGGTTGTAGTCCAGCCTTTATTGCATTGTTTGTAGAAGCTTTAGCAGATGGAAGTGTATTGCAGGGTATGCCGCGAGATAAAGCATATATATATGCAGCTCAAACCTTAATTGGAACAGGTAAGATGATGCTTGAAAAAGAAATACACCCAGGAGCACTAAAGGATATAGTTTCATCCCCTGGAGGAGTTACTATAGAAGGTGTTTATGCTTTGGAAAAAAGAGGTTTTAGAAGCATTCTTATGGAGGCTGTGGAAGCCTGTGAAAGAAAAATTAAATTATTAAATAGTAAATAA
- a CDS encoding AraC family transcriptional regulator has product MEWLERFNQAVDYIEDNLSETIDYDKAAQIACCSTFHFQRMFSYIAGIPLSEYIRRRRMTSAAFDLQSRKMKVIDVALKYGYDSPTSFNRAFQNVHGITPSAAHTEGVMLKAFPRITFKISIKGDAEMNYRIEKKNAFRIIGVKEHMNMNIEESFARVPLFWAGTIKSGIIPKMCELMNQPPFGVLGVSTSINGTDFNYYIAVATDKPTIPGTVEYEVPASTWAIFECVGAMPNAIQDLQKRIITEWLPTSGYEYANAPDIEIYFEGDQQSPTYKSEVWLPIVKKI; this is encoded by the coding sequence ATGGAATGGTTGGAACGATTTAATCAAGCTGTCGATTATATTGAAGATAATTTAAGTGAAACAATTGATTATGACAAGGCTGCACAGATTGCTTGCTGCTCAACCTTTCACTTCCAGAGGATGTTTTCTTATATTGCAGGTATACCGTTGTCCGAATATATTCGCCGTAGAAGAATGACATCTGCAGCATTCGATTTGCAAAGTAGGAAGATGAAGGTAATTGATGTTGCACTGAAATATGGTTATGATTCACCAACATCATTTAATCGTGCATTTCAGAATGTTCATGGAATTACGCCATCCGCTGCTCATACAGAAGGGGTAATGCTAAAAGCTTTTCCACGCATAACCTTCAAAATTTCAATTAAAGGAGATGCAGAAATGAATTACAGAATTGAGAAAAAGAATGCTTTTAGAATTATCGGTGTTAAAGAACACATGAACATGAACATTGAGGAAAGTTTTGCAAGAGTACCACTATTTTGGGCAGGTACTATTAAAAGTGGTATAATTCCGAAAATGTGTGAATTAATGAATCAGCCACCATTTGGGGTACTTGGTGTTAGTACTAGTATAAATGGTACAGACTTTAATTATTACATTGCTGTTGCAACTGATAAACCAACTATTCCAGGTACTGTTGAGTATGAAGTCCCTGCTTCTACTTGGGCAATTTTTGAATGTGTTGGGGCAATGCCAAATGCTATACAGGATTTGCAAAAGCGGATTATTACGGAATGGTTACCGACATCTGGATACGAATATGCTAATGCTCCAGATATAGAGATTTATTTTGAAGGAGACCAACAATCTCCCACATATAAATCTGAAGTATGGCTTCCTATTGTGAAGAAGATCTAA
- a CDS encoding radical SAM/SPASM domain-containing protein yields MKKFKKFYIEITNVCNLACSFCPQTKRKPEFMKIETFTKILDQIKPHTDYIYFHVKGEPLLHPEIDRFLDLSYEKGFRVNITTNGTLINRVKDKVLKKPALRQVNFSLHSFDGNDGGKNKEEYINSILAFVKEATDNTDVFISLRLWNLDKDNVTNLQRKRNRQLLEIIEREFNLSYKIEEKVTPGSGTKIADRIYLNQDHEFEWPDLKEKEDEGEGFCYGLRNQVAILVDGTVVPCCLDGEGVINLGNINKTHFSKIVESDRANNLFNGFSRREAVEELCRKCGYRKKFGI; encoded by the coding sequence ATGAAAAAATTTAAAAAGTTTTATATCGAGATTACAAATGTGTGTAATCTTGCTTGTAGTTTTTGTCCACAAACAAAGAGAAAGCCTGAATTTATGAAAATAGAAACATTTACTAAAATATTAGATCAAATAAAACCTCATACAGATTATATATATTTTCATGTAAAGGGCGAACCTCTTTTACATCCAGAAATAGATAGGTTTTTAGATTTAAGTTATGAAAAAGGATTTAGAGTTAATATAACTACAAATGGAACCCTTATAAATAGAGTTAAGGATAAGGTACTCAAGAAGCCAGCATTAAGACAGGTTAATTTTTCACTTCATAGCTTTGATGGAAATGATGGAGGAAAAAATAAGGAGGAATACATCAATAGTATACTTGCATTTGTAAAGGAAGCCACAGATAATACCGATGTTTTTATATCATTAAGACTATGGAATTTAGATAAGGACAATGTAACAAATCTTCAAAGGAAAAGAAATCGTCAATTACTTGAAATAATAGAAAGAGAATTTAACTTATCCTATAAAATTGAAGAGAAAGTCACTCCAGGTAGTGGGACTAAAATTGCTGATAGAATATATTTAAATCAGGATCATGAGTTTGAGTGGCCAGATTTAAAAGAGAAAGAAGACGAAGGAGAAGGTTTTTGTTATGGACTCAGGAACCAAGTAGCTATATTAGTGGACGGAACTGTAGTACCTTGTTGTCTTGATGGTGAAGGAGTAATTAATTTAGGAAATATAAATAAAACTCACTTTTCTAAAATAGTAGAGAGTGATAGAGCAAATAATCTGTTTAATGGCTTTTCAAGAAGAGAAGCAGTTGAAGAGTTATGCAGGAAGTGTGGATATAGAAAAAAATTTGGTATATAG